The following nucleotide sequence is from Staphylococcus chromogenes.
CCAATCTGAAAATAGGAGGTAAAAACCCATGAAAGATACAGAACTTGCACAAATTGCACTGACAGAAGATACGACAGGCGCAGTCGCAAACCCGATTTATTTATCCACGGCTTATCAGCATCAAGGGCTAGGGCAATCGACTGGATTTGATTATTCTCGAACGAAAAACCCGACACGAGATGCTTTTGAAACAGCCTTCGCAAAATTAGAAGGGGGCAACGCTGCTTTTGCCACAGCAAGTGGAATGGCGAGTATTCAACTCGTATGTAGCTTGTTTAAACCTGGTGATGAAGTGCTCGTTTCGTATGATCTCTACGGTGGCACTTTTCGACTTTTCCAATATTACGAAGAACAATACGGGGTTCATTTCAAATATGTGCATTTCGAACATTTCAAAGAAGTCAGTGACGCGTTAACTTCAAAGACAAAAGCACTATTTATCGAACCTATTTCAAATCCACTTATGATTGAAATTGATTTGGAACCTTATTACGTCCTTGCAAAACAACGTGGATTACTGACCATTATCGATAATACTTTTTTAACACCTTATCTCTCAACCCCACTTAAAGAAGGGGCGGATATCGTGTTACATTCCGCGACTAAATATATTGGCGGTCATAACGATGTGTTAGCAGGCGTTGTCACAGTGAAAGACCCAGATTTAGTCAATCAGCTTTCACTTCTTCACAATATGATTGGCGCCACGCTCTCACCGTTTGATAGTTATTTGCTACAACGTGGTTTGAAAACATTACATTTACGCGTCGCACGGTCACAGGAAAATGCCCAACGTCTTGCCAAGCGATGTCAAAATTTAGAAGGCATTCAAGAAGTGTTATACAGCGGACGCACCGGTATGTTAAGTCTTCGTTTAGATAAAGATTACAGCGTCGCACGGCTACTTGAAAATATAGAGGTTTCACGTTTCGCTGAAAGTTTAGGGGGGACAGAAACATTTATTACATTCCCTTATACACAAACACACGTCGATATGCCTGATGCGGAAAAAGATGCACGAGGCATCGACCAATATTTAATTCGCTTGTCTGTCGGAATCGAAGCCTACGAAGATATTGAAGCTGACCTCATCCGAGCACTGCAACATTCAAAAGAAGGAGTGAGTCTATGAGCCAACCCAAAGCAACCCAACTCATTCATGATCGCAATCGAGGAAAAACGTATTTAAGTGCAAACCTGCCACTTTATTATTCGTCCACTTATCATCAACATACACTGGGCGGAGATGCAACTTATGATTATGCAAGGAGCGGCAACCCTAATCGCGAATTATTAGAAACCAAACTCGCAGAACTTGAAAATGGCACACACGGTTTCGCATTTAATTCAGGTATTAGTGCGATTACAAGTGTATTTCTGACATTAAAAGCAGGAGATCACGTTATCCTCCCCGACGACGTCTACGGAGGGACATTTCGACTTACAGAAGAAATATTAACGAAATTCGGGATTCATTTCACCACAGTGAACGCTGAAAATCCAGAAAATTATGAAAACTCTATCCAACCTAATACAAAATTGCTTTATGTAGAAACACCTTCAAACCCTTTATTTAAAGTGACCAATATACGTGCGGTGGCTGATATTGCCCAACGCTACAACTTGCTTTTAGCCGTGGATAACACCTTTATGACACCCATTGCACAAAACCCTTTAGATTTAGGTGCGGATATCGTTATTCATAGTGCCACTAAGTTTTTAGGCGGGCATAGTGATTTAATCGCAGGCGCTGTGATTACCAATAATGAAACTTTCGCAAAAGCAATTTATTTAATTCAGAACGGCGCAGGTACAGGACTTTCCGTTTATGACAGTTGGACGCTCACCCAACATTTAAAAACATTAGACGTACGCTTTTCGCAATCCTCAAAAAGTGCCCAACGCATCGTGCGTTTTTTAGAACAGCATCCAGCGATTGCACAAGTGTATTACCCGGGACATAGCACCGTCCACTTGAACCAAGCCCATCATGGTGGCGCTGTTCTAGGGTTTAGACTCAAAAATGAAGCCTTAGCACAAACTTTTGTAGATGCGCTTGAAATCCCTCTCGTGTCCGTCAGTTTAGGGGGTGTTGAAACGATATTGTCCCATCCACATTCAATGTCACACGCCGCTATCCCTCAACCTATTCGGGAAGCACGGGGCATTACATTCGGTCTCTTTAGACTCAGTGTCGGCTTAGAAGACCCCGACACATTAATTACAGATTTAGATCACGCTTTAAAGGAGGTATACGATGAGTCGCTTAATGAATACCCTGAAAAACAATATTCTAGTGGCTGATGGCGCAATGGGCACCATTCTTTACTCAGAAGGCCTCGATACTTGTCCAGAAGCCTATAACTTATCGCATCCAGAAAAAGTCGAACGTATTCATCGTTCCTATATTCAAGCAGGCGCAGACATTATACAGACCAATACGTATGGGGCCAATTTTGAGAAACTCAAAGTATTTGGTTTAGAACATAAAGTGAAAGCCATTCACGAAGCAGCGATCGACATCGCAAAACGTGCGGCCGAGGAGGATACATTTATTCTTGGGACGGTCGGAGGATTTCGAGGCGTTAAACAAGGGGATTTATCGATTTCAGCCATTCAATATCATACAGAAATCCAAGTCGACACTTTAGTTGATGGTGGCGTTGACGGTTTATTATTTGAAACCTATTACGATTTAGAGGAACTGTTAACTGTTATTAAAAGTACGAGACGCAAATACGATATTCCCATTATCGCTCAACTCACCGCTTCAAATACAAACTATCTATTAGACGGAACGGTCATCAATGATGCGTTAGAACAAGTCATTCAAGCAGGGGCCAATATTGTCGGCTTAAATTGCCATCACGGGCCGCATCATATGAAAAATACCTTTACGCACATAGCGTTACCTGAGCATGCGTATCTCTCCTGTTATCCCAATGCGAGTTTACTCGACATTGAAAATGATACGTTCAAATACAGCAATAACGCCACCTATTTTGGCGAAGTTGCAGAACAACTCATTCATGAAGGCGTTCGGCTGATTGGAGGATGTTGTGGAACCACACCCGAACATATACAGCACATTAAGCGTTCCGTTCGAGGACTTAAACCCGTCCACAACAAAAAAGTTATTCCTATCCATAAAAAACGTGAAAGCATAACGTCCCCTTCAGCCAAACTGAACTTAAAGCAGAAAGTTCAACAACAACCGACGATTATCGTCGAACTAGATACACCTAAACATTTGGATACACAACGCTTTTTCAAAAATATCGAAGCCTTAGACAAAGCGGGTATTGATGCCGTCACACTCGCCGATAACTCACTCGCAACAGTACGTGTTTCCAATATTGCAGCTGCGAGTCTCATCAAACAAAACTATAACATTGAACCACTCGTCCATATTACGTGTCGAGACCGCAACTTAATTGGCTTACAATCGCACTTACTCGGGTTATCGTTACTCGGTATTAACGAAATCTTAGCCATTACAGGAGATCCTTCCAAAGTAGGCCATCTCCCAGGAGCCACCAACGTCTATGATGTTAACTCTAAAGGGCTCACTGAACTCGCACTCCGTTTCAATGAAGGGATTAATACAGATGGTGATGCGCTGAAGTCTAGAACTCATTTCAACATCGCTGGCGGTTTTGATCCTCATGTAAGAAATATCGATGCAGCCGTTCGAAAACTCGAAACTAAAATCGAAAGTGGCATGCATTATTTCATCACACAACCTGTCTTTACGAAAGAAAAAATTATTGAAATTTATGAAGCAACTCAACATCTTAACGTCCCAATCTTTATTGGCGTCATGCCAATCACAAGTTACAACAATGCCTTATTTCTACATAATGAAGTCCCTGGCATTAAGATGACAGATGACGTTTTAGAACGCTTCAAAGACGTTGCAGGTGATAAAGCAGCCACCTACGATTTATCTATTTCTATTTGTAAATCACTAATTGATACCGTTCATAAATATTTTAATGGGCTATACCTTATTACCCCGTTTGAACGTGTCGATTATTCTTTAGACCTTGCAGCTTATTCAAAATCAATTACATCAACCAATCAGGAGGTTATATTATGACAATTAAAACAACAAACTTAGGATTCCCAAGACTTGGCCGAAAACGTGAATGGAAAAAAGCAATCGAAAACTATTGGAACAACAAAATTTCAAAAGACGAATTAGATGAAACATTACAAAACTTACATCGTGAAAATTTATTACTTCAAAAAAACCATCGCTTAGACAGCGTGCCAGTCGGAGATTTCTCACTGTACGATCACATTTTAGATACATCTTTGTTATTTAATATTATCCCTGAACGCTTTCAAGGGCGTGAGGTTGATGACGATTTGTTATTTGATATTGCACGTGGCAACAAAGAACACGTCGCGAGTGCCTTAATTAAATGGTTCAATACCAACTATCACTATATCGTACCTGAATGGGACAACGTGACACCAAAACTCGGACGCAATCTTCTTTTAGAGCGCTTCAACTACGCAAAATCTTTAAATATTCAAGCCCACCCGGTTATTGTAGGTCCAATTACATTTGTGAAGTTATCTAAGGGAGGCCACCAATCTTTTGAAGAAAAAGTGCGTACACTCTTGCCATTATATATTGAAGCCTTTGAATCATTAATCCAAGCAGGCGCAGAATTGATTCAAGTGGACGAGCCTATTCTTGTCACAGATGAAGGTGAAGACTTAGAAGCCATTACAAAAGAAGCCTACGAGGCATTTGTAGGTGCAGAAGTAGCCGATAAACTCATTATTCAAACGTATTTTGAACGTGCAAATGTGAAGTTTTTAAGCAGTCTTCCAGTTAAAGGATTAGGTTTAGACTTTGTTCATGACCATGGCCACAACTTAGAACAAATTAAAAACGGAGACTTTGATCAAAATAAAACATTATTTGCAGGTATTATCGACGGGCGTAATGTTTGGGCCGCAGATGTGAAAGCGAAAAAAGCGCTCATTGATACGTTGAGCACTTATACAAATGAGCTTTATATTAACCCATCATCCTCTTTACTTCACGTCCCTGTATCGTTAGATGACGAAACATTAGATGAAACCGTTCGCGACGGACTCAGTTTTGCGACTGAAAAATTAGAAGAATTAGACGCTTTAAAACGTGCAGTCAATGAAGGCGATACCGAAAAGTTAGAGGCATTACAAACGCAATATGAACGTTTCCAAAACCAAGATTTTAAAAATTTAACGTATGATTTTGACAGTGTGCGTTCTGAACGTGCTTCTCGTTTCTCAGAACGTAAAGAACTTCAACAAGAACGACTCAACTTACCAGATTTACCAACAACGACGATTGGTTCATTTCCACAATCTCCAGAAGTTCGTAAAACACGTGCAGATTGGAAAAACAGACGTATTTCTGATGAAGCTTATGAAACCTTCTTAAAAAACGAAATTAAACGTTGGATTAAAATTCAAGAAGATATCGGCTTAGATGTCCTCGTACACGGCGAATTCGAACGTAACGACATGGTCGAATTCTTCGGCGAGAAATTACAAGGTTTCTTAGTAACGAAGTTTGGTTGGGTTCAATCATACGGATCACGTGCCGTTAAACCACCGATTATTTATGGAGATGTTAAATGGACAGAACCTCTCACAGTAAAAGAAACGGTTTATGCGCAAAGTTTAACAGACAAACCTGTGAAAGGCATGCTGACAGGTCCTGTTACGATTCTCAATTGGTCTTTTGAACGTGTCGACCTACCACGCGCAGAAGTCCAAGACCAAATTGCCTTAGCGATTAACGAAGAAGTATTAGCACTTGAAAAAGCAGGTATCAAAGTGATTCAAGTCGACGAACCTGCACTGCGCGAAGGCTTACCGCTTCGTCAAGCTTATCACGACGATTACTTACGAAAAGCCGTGCACAGTTTCAAATTAGCGACGTCTTCTGTGGCAGACCATACGCAAATTCATACGCATATGTGCTATTCTCAATTCGGCCAAATCATTCATGCCATCCACGAACTAGATGCAGATGTTATTTCTATTGAAACTTCTCGTAGCCATGGCGATTTAATTAAAGACTTTGAAGATATTGATTATGACTTAGGCATTGGATTAGGCGTGTATGATATTCATAGTCCACGCATTCCAACAGAAGAAGAAATCACGACAGCCATTAATAGAGGGCTCCAACAAATTGATCGCTCTCTTTTCTGGGTCAACCCAGATTGTGGACTCAAAACGCGTAAAGAAGACGAAGTAAAAGCAGCCTTAACTGTCCTTGTCGATAGTGCTAAAAAACTCCGTCAAAACGCATCAACTTCTATTGCTTAATCCCAGGCAGGTCGATGACCATGACTTAGGAACAACTGCATGAGAGACGATAATTGAAAATAACTTTTTACCCCAAAAATGGTGACTCACGCAAGTCACCATTTTTGTGCTATTCTATATAATAATAAATTTTTTAGGTGGGAACATTATGTTAAAAGCATCATGGATAATATGGAGTATCGTCACTGCTTTTTGGATGATTTTATTGATTAGTGGGGCCGGGTTCCTATGGCTACGTGACGTTGATGGCACAGGTGCCGTTCAAACACCTGAGATAAAATTGCTATCTATCGGAGTCTGGATTGCATTTTTAATGATTCCATTCGTTTTACAAATCCTATGGCTCCTTATCAATATTGTAGCCACGCAAAAACAAAAATGAGTGCTCATTCGTCATTGTGCCTCAAACTGAAAGGATGACGAGACATGATTCAACCTATAATGCATGGCCTTTTACTCGCTTTAGGCTTAATATTACCGTTAGGGGCACAAAATGTGTTCGTTTTTAACCAAGGTGCCAATCATCCTCGATGGTCACGTGCACTCCCCGTCATCATTACCGCGGGCTTATGCGATACATTACTCATCTTGTTAGCCGTCCTCGGCGTTTCTTTGATTTTAATGTCATTTCCAACGTTACAGCTTGTGATTTATATGATTGGACTCATCTTTTTACTTTATATGGCAGGGGCACTTTGGCACGAAAAGCCTGCATCAATGAATCACCATTCTCAAATGTCTGCAAAAAAGCAAATAGGCTTTGCGATGTCCGTTTCACTATTAAACCCTCATGCCATCATGGATACTATCGGAGTCATTGGCACAAGCGCTGCCCTTTATAACGGCACTGAAAAGTGGCTCTTTACACTCGCAACCATCAGTGTGTCGTGGATTTGGTTTATATGCCTCTCTTTGTTGGGCCGTTTCATTGGTCACATTGATTCATCGGGAAAATTCATCTTATTTTTAAACAAATTTTCTAGTATAATCATTCTCATTGTGGCACTGCTTATTATTAAAAATATGCTTCAGTTAATAATGTAATCGAAGCTTTAATTAAAGAAATCTTTAGTGCGTAATGGTTTTATCGCACTATTACAATAAAGGAGTAGGACAGAAATCATTACGATTTCTGTGTCCTACTCCTTAGTATTTTCGTAAAAATTGGGCGTCTTCTTCATGATACGTCGACATTACAAATTGATGAACTTCATGAATCACACGATTGATGACATCGGTAGAATTTGCGAGAATACGTATCGTTAAGCCATGGGTCGGCAACAACGTGACGCCGACACGACATGTCTCACTGATATGGTTTTCAACCACTTCGTTGATGGCTTCTACACACTTTTGATTGACATGTGGGCTAATATAAAAACATGCGCCCAAATGAGTAAACCCTTCCATATAGCCAATATCAGCAATTTTATTTTTTTGTGTATCTAAACGCAAATTGTCATATACAACGATTTGGTCATCGACATAAATTTCATTTAGTAAATGTAAATGATCGTATTTAAACATATGACCTTCTTTGTCGTAGCCGGGTGTTAAAATGTCCGAATAAAACATTGTGGCTGTTTTTGACAATTTGAAATGATTATGTTGGAAAAATTTGGCATGGGTATACCCGATAATAGGGTCGCCAATATATTCCATAAAACTTTCATCGTCTAGTGTAAATGTTTGATATTGTTCTACGTGGTCTTCCATCGTTTTGAAGACGATGGTCGCCCCCTGATTCGTTAAGACGGCATGCGCTTTTGGTTCATAATGCACATTCATGCGATACCGGTCACCATCGACGAAGCCACCCCCCAAGTTAATTAAAAACATCGTTGGGTGTGGACTACCGTTTAAGTACGATGGACGTAGCACTTTCAGTCCGCCTTGAAAATACGTTCTTCCATTAATTGTTTTCGTCCCATCATGTTTAAATGTGAGATCGAGTTCCCCTGTCCAATCTGAAATGGCCATACTAATCTAATCCTTCAAGAAAGACGTCTTTACGAATCCAATCGATGACATCGTCTAGTCCTTCGTCTGTTTTTAAGTTTGTAAATGCAAATGGACGATCATTTCTGAATTTTTTCGTATCTTCTGCCATTTGATCAAGTGATGCGCCGACATGTGGGGCAAGGTCAGTTTTATTAATGATAAAGTAATCCGACTTAATCATCCCTTGGCCACCTTTACGTGGAATTTTTTCACCTTGTGCTACGTCGATGATATAAATTGAAAAATCAACGAGTTCTGGACTAAATGTTGCGGCTAAGTTATCTCCACCTGATTCAATGAATAAAAGCTCAATATCGTTGTGACGTTCCATTAACTCATCAATCGCCGCAAAGTTCATCGATGCGTCTTCACGGATGGCAGTGTGCGGGCACCCTCCAGTTTCTACGCCGATAATACGATCTTCAGGTAAGACACCTGTCTCTACTAAAATCTTTTCGTCTTCTTTTGTGTAGATGTCATTCGTAATAACACCGATACTTTTATCTTTTGATAAACGTTTCACCACTTTTTCAATAAGTTGGGTTTTTCCTGCCCCTACAGGTCCCCCGATACCAATTTTAACTGGTTTCATACTTCATCCTCCTACGATATAAATATTCTTACATTCACGTTTTCGTGTTCTAATTGATTTAACTCAATGCCTGGCGCAGTTAAACCAAAATTACGTTCATCTTCTGCCATAATTGCCTCACGTGTGTCTGTGATAAATGGCATCATCTCTGAAACAATTTTTTGGCCTTCTGTTTGCCCT
It contains:
- a CDS encoding PLP-dependent transferase; translated protein: MKDTELAQIALTEDTTGAVANPIYLSTAYQHQGLGQSTGFDYSRTKNPTRDAFETAFAKLEGGNAAFATASGMASIQLVCSLFKPGDEVLVSYDLYGGTFRLFQYYEEQYGVHFKYVHFEHFKEVSDALTSKTKALFIEPISNPLMIEIDLEPYYVLAKQRGLLTIIDNTFLTPYLSTPLKEGADIVLHSATKYIGGHNDVLAGVVTVKDPDLVNQLSLLHNMIGATLSPFDSYLLQRGLKTLHLRVARSQENAQRLAKRCQNLEGIQEVLYSGRTGMLSLRLDKDYSVARLLENIEVSRFAESLGGTETFITFPYTQTHVDMPDAEKDARGIDQYLIRLSVGIEAYEDIEADLIRALQHSKEGVSL
- the metC gene encoding cystathionine beta-lyase MetC, with translation MSQPKATQLIHDRNRGKTYLSANLPLYYSSTYHQHTLGGDATYDYARSGNPNRELLETKLAELENGTHGFAFNSGISAITSVFLTLKAGDHVILPDDVYGGTFRLTEEILTKFGIHFTTVNAENPENYENSIQPNTKLLYVETPSNPLFKVTNIRAVADIAQRYNLLLAVDNTFMTPIAQNPLDLGADIVIHSATKFLGGHSDLIAGAVITNNETFAKAIYLIQNGAGTGLSVYDSWTLTQHLKTLDVRFSQSSKSAQRIVRFLEQHPAIAQVYYPGHSTVHLNQAHHGGAVLGFRLKNEALAQTFVDALEIPLVSVSLGGVETILSHPHSMSHAAIPQPIREARGITFGLFRLSVGLEDPDTLITDLDHALKEVYDESLNEYPEKQYSSG
- a CDS encoding bifunctional homocysteine S-methyltransferase/methylenetetrahydrofolate reductase, which codes for MSRLMNTLKNNILVADGAMGTILYSEGLDTCPEAYNLSHPEKVERIHRSYIQAGADIIQTNTYGANFEKLKVFGLEHKVKAIHEAAIDIAKRAAEEDTFILGTVGGFRGVKQGDLSISAIQYHTEIQVDTLVDGGVDGLLFETYYDLEELLTVIKSTRRKYDIPIIAQLTASNTNYLLDGTVINDALEQVIQAGANIVGLNCHHGPHHMKNTFTHIALPEHAYLSCYPNASLLDIENDTFKYSNNATYFGEVAEQLIHEGVRLIGGCCGTTPEHIQHIKRSVRGLKPVHNKKVIPIHKKRESITSPSAKLNLKQKVQQQPTIIVELDTPKHLDTQRFFKNIEALDKAGIDAVTLADNSLATVRVSNIAAASLIKQNYNIEPLVHITCRDRNLIGLQSHLLGLSLLGINEILAITGDPSKVGHLPGATNVYDVNSKGLTELALRFNEGINTDGDALKSRTHFNIAGGFDPHVRNIDAAVRKLETKIESGMHYFITQPVFTKEKIIEIYEATQHLNVPIFIGVMPITSYNNALFLHNEVPGIKMTDDVLERFKDVAGDKAATYDLSISICKSLIDTVHKYFNGLYLITPFERVDYSLDLAAYSKSITSTNQEVIL
- the metE gene encoding 5-methyltetrahydropteroyltriglutamate--homocysteine S-methyltransferase encodes the protein MMTIKTTNLGFPRLGRKREWKKAIENYWNNKISKDELDETLQNLHRENLLLQKNHRLDSVPVGDFSLYDHILDTSLLFNIIPERFQGREVDDDLLFDIARGNKEHVASALIKWFNTNYHYIVPEWDNVTPKLGRNLLLERFNYAKSLNIQAHPVIVGPITFVKLSKGGHQSFEEKVRTLLPLYIEAFESLIQAGAELIQVDEPILVTDEGEDLEAITKEAYEAFVGAEVADKLIIQTYFERANVKFLSSLPVKGLGLDFVHDHGHNLEQIKNGDFDQNKTLFAGIIDGRNVWAADVKAKKALIDTLSTYTNELYINPSSSLLHVPVSLDDETLDETVRDGLSFATEKLEELDALKRAVNEGDTEKLEALQTQYERFQNQDFKNLTYDFDSVRSERASRFSERKELQQERLNLPDLPTTTIGSFPQSPEVRKTRADWKNRRISDEAYETFLKNEIKRWIKIQEDIGLDVLVHGEFERNDMVEFFGEKLQGFLVTKFGWVQSYGSRAVKPPIIYGDVKWTEPLTVKETVYAQSLTDKPVKGMLTGPVTILNWSFERVDLPRAEVQDQIALAINEEVLALEKAGIKVIQVDEPALREGLPLRQAYHDDYLRKAVHSFKLATSSVADHTQIHTHMCYSQFGQIIHAIHELDADVISIETSRSHGDLIKDFEDIDYDLGIGLGVYDIHSPRIPTEEEITTAINRGLQQIDRSLFWVNPDCGLKTRKEDEVKAALTVLVDSAKKLRQNASTSIA
- a CDS encoding DUF3923 family protein is translated as MLKASWIIWSIVTAFWMILLISGAGFLWLRDVDGTGAVQTPEIKLLSIGVWIAFLMIPFVLQILWLLINIVATQKQK
- a CDS encoding LysE/ArgO family amino acid transporter; amino-acid sequence: MIQPIMHGLLLALGLILPLGAQNVFVFNQGANHPRWSRALPVIITAGLCDTLLILLAVLGVSLILMSFPTLQLVIYMIGLIFLLYMAGALWHEKPASMNHHSQMSAKKQIGFAMSVSLLNPHAIMDTIGVIGTSAALYNGTEKWLFTLATISVSWIWFICLSLLGRFIGHIDSSGKFILFLNKFSSIIILIVALLIIKNMLQLIM
- a CDS encoding urease accessory protein UreD, whose amino-acid sequence is MAISDWTGELDLTFKHDGTKTINGRTYFQGGLKVLRPSYLNGSPHPTMFLINLGGGFVDGDRYRMNVHYEPKAHAVLTNQGATIVFKTMEDHVEQYQTFTLDDESFMEYIGDPIIGYTHAKFFQHNHFKLSKTATMFYSDILTPGYDKEGHMFKYDHLHLLNEIYVDDQIVVYDNLRLDTQKNKIADIGYMEGFTHLGACFYISPHVNQKCVEAINEVVENHISETCRVGVTLLPTHGLTIRILANSTDVINRVIHEVHQFVMSTYHEEDAQFLRKY
- the ureG gene encoding urease accessory protein UreG; its protein translation is MKPVKIGIGGPVGAGKTQLIEKVVKRLSKDKSIGVITNDIYTKEDEKILVETGVLPEDRIIGVETGGCPHTAIREDASMNFAAIDELMERHNDIELLFIESGGDNLAATFSPELVDFSIYIIDVAQGEKIPRKGGQGMIKSDYFIINKTDLAPHVGASLDQMAEDTKKFRNDRPFAFTNLKTDEGLDDVIDWIRKDVFLEGLD